Below is a genomic region from Thermoproteales archaeon.
ATTATGAGGGATATTATAGCAACTTCGCTAGAACCGTTTTTCTGGGAGGTTTATCAGCTGAAAAAAGGAGAATATTTGAAACTGCTATTGATGCACATCATATGGCTGAGGAACATATGAAAATTGGAATACAGCTAATTGAAATCGAGAAACTAATTAAAAAGCTTATTGAAAGCAAGGGTTACGGCGGGTATTATGTGGCTGGTTTTGCTCATGGTGTTGGTCTTTTAACAGAAGAAGACCCAATAACTACTATTGTAGCTCCTCACCGTCAATACAGGATCGTGGAAAATATGGTTCTAGCTTCCGTACATGCACCACTGACAGTCCCTGGAATTGGGACTGTAAAGTTCGAGGACACTTACGTAATAAAGGCAGAGAAATCAGAAAAACTCACAAAATTTGACTACGAAATAATCAAATAGGTTAGAAGTTTATCTCTTCTAAATTTCTCATAATTTTTTCTAAAACGTGTTAATAACTAAGCAATTTTAAAGATAGCCAGCTGGCTGGAAGACGAGCTATCCGGTAGGAAACTTCCTAGCGTGGTTAAGCCGATAAAGCCTAAAGTTAAAACTGATGCCGGGGTAGTATTAAGGGAGTTGAGGGATTCGAGAACTTGATAGTGTACTTGGATTCGAGTGCTATAGTTAAAAGATACGTACTTGAAACTGGTAGTGATATGGTCGGAGATTTCTATGAGAGAGAGCTTAATGGAGAGTTGAGGGTGGCTTTTTCGGCTTGGAATATAGGCGAGGTACTTGGTGTGCTCGACAAGTATTTTAGAATGGGATGGCTGGGGAAGGAGGATTATGAAATGGCTCGTTTACAGTTTATCGGCGAGATTCTCAAGTTAATTCGGCTGAAACTTGTGAAAATAATTCCTGTAAAGACGGAGCTTCTGATATCTACGTGGAATCTCGTAGAGAAGTACCATATTTATCAAGCAGATGCTCTTCAAGTAGTTTCAGCAAAGTGTATAGGCGCGACAACTTTTTTGACAGGAGATAAACTACTATTCGAAGTAGCAGTTAAAGAGGGATTAAATAGTACATACCTGGGGTAACAACTTCTGCCTTAACCATCGAGTTATAGTGGCTAACGTTAATCGTAGTGTGTGGCTAAAGAAAAAGCCTATCTTTCCAACGTGAAGCACCTGTAGGAAGTAGCTATCTTATCAAGTCTTACTCCTAGAATATCATACAGACTCGTTAAAAACGACACTCGTGTAGAGAGGGTTTACTTAGAGATGATATACATGAAGTATATTTACAAATAGGAGATTCAAAAAGGTTAGATCACCTTATGCAAACACACTAGTGCTGAGAATAGAGAAACGTGCATATTTTGGTCTTTGAGATAGAATTAGT
It encodes:
- a CDS encoding aminopeptidase P family protein → MSEMMKKGSENPHIYVTTGPRPRIHAEPRNWRRVKPGDVVEIVISADYEGYYSNFARTVFLGGLSAEKRRIFETAIDAHHMAEEHMKIGIQLIEIEKLIKKLIESKGYGGYYVAGFAHGVGLLTEEDPITTIVAPHRQYRIVENMVLASVHAPLTVPGIGTVKFEDTYVIKAEKSEKLTKFDYEIIK
- a CDS encoding type II toxin-antitoxin system VapC family toxin, which codes for MIVYLDSSAIVKRYVLETGSDMVGDFYERELNGELRVAFSAWNIGEVLGVLDKYFRMGWLGKEDYEMARLQFIGEILKLIRLKLVKIIPVKTELLISTWNLVEKYHIYQADALQVVSAKCIGATTFLTGDKLLFEVAVKEGLNSTYLG